A genomic segment from Streptomyces sp. NBC_01233 encodes:
- a CDS encoding ABC transporter permease — protein MSNTVLKTSRRNFIAHKGRMALSAVAVMLSVAFVCGTLVFTDTMNTTFDKLFAVTSADVTVSPKSAKGGEDTPDSGKPEMVAGSTVDQVKKAEGVKSAEGAVMSMSVTVVNSKNENMGSTTGAPTIAGNWNDNELKSMKITAGQAPRGPTEVMVDADTVEKHHLKLGDELRTIAITGDIRAKITGIATFTVTNPGAAVVYFDTATAQQALLGSPGSFTHVNVTAKDGVSDEQLKQSIASAVGADTYKLQTAKEAADANRKDVGSFLNVMKYVMFGFALIAFLVGIFLIFNTFSMLVAQRTRETGLMRAIGADSGQVLKSVVVEAFLLGVVGSVLGVGAGVGLAIGLMKLMGQMGMHLSTDDLTVAWYTPVVGIFLGIVVTIVSAYIPARRAGKVSPMAALRESGTPGDKKAGVRRAVIGLVLTGIGGAGLFLAAAADEAAAGSLWLGLGVVFTLIGFIVIGPLLAAGVVRVLSGVVLRPFGPVGRLAERNALRNPRRTGATAAALMIGLALVACLSVVGSSMVASATDELDKSVGADYIINSETGQPMLPQAEQALRSTGGLDHVTAYREVPAKITAPGGAAEEVGLGATDPTYAKDIRRKMVAGEHAAAYNKDSMSVGSEYATKHGIKLGDELTVAFTGGNTVKLKVAAITSDGGNIDKTMKYISTDIARANVPADRLPLPFMLLASAKDGQSDAAAYKAVKAAMAEYPQYAVRNQADYKQSLKDQVGQLLNMVYGLLGLAIVIAVLGVVNTLALSVVERTREIGLMRAIGLSRRQLRRMIRLESVVIALFGALLGLGLGMGWGASAQQLLALQGLKVLEIPWPTIIGVFAASAFVGLFAALVPAFRAGRMNVLNAIASE, from the coding sequence ATGAGCAACACCGTCCTGAAGACCTCGCGGCGCAACTTCATCGCGCACAAGGGGCGGATGGCGCTGTCCGCCGTCGCCGTCATGCTGTCCGTCGCCTTCGTCTGCGGCACGCTGGTGTTCACCGACACCATGAACACCACCTTCGACAAGCTGTTCGCCGTCACCAGCGCCGATGTGACGGTCAGCCCGAAGTCGGCGAAGGGCGGGGAGGACACCCCGGACAGCGGCAAGCCCGAGATGGTGGCCGGATCCACCGTCGATCAGGTGAAGAAGGCCGAGGGCGTCAAGAGCGCCGAGGGCGCCGTCATGTCGATGTCCGTCACCGTGGTCAACTCCAAGAACGAGAACATGGGCTCGACCACCGGTGCCCCGACCATCGCGGGCAACTGGAACGACAACGAGCTCAAGTCCATGAAGATCACCGCCGGTCAGGCGCCGCGCGGCCCCACCGAGGTGATGGTCGACGCCGACACCGTGGAGAAGCACCACCTGAAGCTCGGTGATGAACTGCGCACCATCGCCATCACCGGCGACATCCGCGCCAAGATCACCGGCATCGCCACCTTCACCGTCACCAACCCGGGTGCGGCCGTCGTCTACTTCGACACCGCCACCGCGCAGCAGGCGCTGCTCGGCTCCCCCGGCTCCTTCACGCACGTCAACGTCACCGCCAAGGACGGGGTGAGCGACGAGCAGCTCAAGCAGAGCATCGCTTCCGCCGTCGGCGCGGACACGTACAAGCTCCAGACCGCCAAGGAAGCCGCGGACGCCAACCGCAAGGACGTCGGCTCCTTCCTCAACGTCATGAAGTACGTGATGTTCGGCTTCGCCCTCATCGCCTTCCTCGTCGGCATCTTCCTGATCTTCAACACCTTCTCGATGCTGGTCGCCCAGCGCACCCGTGAGACCGGCCTGATGCGCGCCATCGGCGCCGACAGCGGACAGGTCCTCAAGTCCGTCGTCGTGGAGGCCTTCCTGCTCGGTGTCGTCGGCTCGGTCCTCGGCGTCGGCGCGGGCGTCGGCCTGGCCATCGGCCTGATGAAGCTCATGGGCCAGATGGGCATGCACCTGTCCACCGACGATCTGACCGTCGCCTGGTACACCCCGGTCGTCGGCATCTTCCTCGGCATCGTCGTCACCATCGTCTCCGCCTACATCCCGGCCCGCCGCGCCGGCAAGGTCTCCCCGATGGCGGCCCTGCGCGAGTCCGGCACCCCCGGCGACAAGAAGGCCGGCGTCCGCCGCGCCGTCATCGGCCTGGTCCTCACCGGCATCGGCGGCGCCGGGCTCTTCCTCGCCGCGGCCGCCGACGAGGCCGCAGCCGGATCGCTCTGGCTGGGTCTGGGCGTCGTCTTCACCCTCATTGGCTTCATCGTGATCGGCCCGCTGCTCGCCGCGGGCGTGGTGCGGGTGCTCTCCGGTGTGGTGCTGCGGCCCTTCGGGCCGGTGGGCCGGCTCGCCGAGCGCAACGCCCTGCGCAACCCGCGCCGCACCGGCGCCACCGCCGCCGCGCTGATGATCGGCCTCGCGCTGGTCGCCTGCCTGTCGGTGGTCGGCTCCTCGATGGTGGCCTCCGCCACCGACGAGCTCGACAAGTCCGTCGGCGCGGACTACATCATCAACTCCGAGACCGGCCAGCCCATGCTGCCGCAGGCCGAGCAGGCGCTGCGATCCACCGGCGGCCTCGACCACGTCACCGCCTACCGGGAGGTGCCGGCCAAGATCACCGCCCCCGGCGGCGCCGCCGAAGAGGTGGGCCTCGGCGCCACCGACCCGACGTACGCCAAGGACATCCGGCGCAAGATGGTCGCCGGGGAGCACGCGGCGGCGTACAACAAGGACTCCATGTCGGTGGGCTCGGAGTACGCGACCAAGCACGGCATCAAGCTCGGCGACGAGCTGACGGTCGCCTTCACCGGCGGCAACACCGTCAAGCTGAAGGTTGCGGCGATCACCAGCGACGGCGGCAACATCGACAAGACCATGAAGTACATCAGCACCGATATCGCGCGGGCCAACGTCCCGGCCGACCGGCTGCCGCTGCCCTTCATGCTGCTGGCCAGCGCGAAGGACGGGCAGTCCGACGCCGCCGCGTACAAGGCGGTCAAGGCGGCGATGGCGGAGTACCCGCAGTACGCGGTGCGCAACCAGGCCGACTACAAGCAGTCCCTGAAGGACCAGGTCGGTCAGCTGCTGAACATGGTCTACGGGCTCCTCGGCCTCGCCATCGTCATCGCGGTCCTGGGTGTCGTGAACACCCTCGCCCTGTCGGTGGTCGAGCGGACCCGCGAGATCGGCCTGATGCGCGCCATCGGCCTCTCCCGCCGCCAGCTGCGCCGCATGATCCGCCTGGAGTCGGTGGTCATCGCCCTCTTCGGCGCCCTGCTCGGCCTCGGGCTGGGCATGGGCTGGGGCGCCAGCGCCCAGCAGCTGCTGGCGCTCCAGGGCCTGAAGGTCCTGGAGATCCCGTGGCCGACGATCATCGGGGTGTTCGCCGCCTCGGCCTTCGTGGGCCTGTTCGCCGCACTGGTCCCGGCCTTCCGGGCAGGGCGGATGAACGTTCTGAACGCGATCGCGAGCGAGTAA
- a CDS encoding ABC transporter ATP-binding protein: MTETRHGGTGGHAAVAARARKVVKAYGSGETRVVALDDVDVDIMRGQFTAIMGPSGSGKSTLMHCLAGLDTVTSGQIHLDDTEITGLKDKKLTQLRRDRIGFIFQAFNLLPTLNALENITLPMDIAGRKPDAEWLNRVVETVGLAGRLKHRPTELSGGQQQRVAVARALAARPQIIFGDEPTGNLDSRAGAEVLGFLRRSVDELGQTIVMVTHDPVAASYADRVIFLADGRIVDEMYGPTADQVLDRMKDFDARGRTS, from the coding sequence ATGACCGAAACCAGGCACGGGGGTACTGGAGGGCATGCAGCCGTCGCGGCCCGGGCGCGCAAGGTCGTCAAGGCCTACGGCTCCGGGGAGACGCGCGTCGTCGCCCTCGACGACGTGGACGTGGACATCATGCGCGGCCAGTTCACCGCGATCATGGGCCCCTCCGGCTCCGGCAAGTCCACGCTGATGCACTGCCTCGCCGGTCTCGACACGGTGACCAGCGGCCAGATCCACCTGGACGACACCGAGATCACCGGGCTGAAGGACAAGAAGCTCACGCAGCTGCGCCGCGACCGGATCGGCTTCATCTTCCAGGCCTTCAACCTGCTGCCCACGCTCAACGCCCTGGAGAACATCACGCTCCCCATGGACATCGCGGGCCGCAAGCCCGACGCGGAGTGGCTGAACCGGGTCGTGGAGACCGTGGGCCTCGCCGGCCGGCTCAAGCACCGCCCGACCGAGCTCTCCGGCGGCCAGCAGCAGCGCGTCGCGGTCGCCCGCGCCCTCGCCGCCCGCCCGCAGATCATCTTCGGCGACGAGCCGACCGGAAACCTGGACTCCCGTGCCGGCGCCGAGGTACTCGGCTTCCTGCGCCGTTCGGTGGACGAGCTCGGCCAGACCATCGTCATGGTCACCCACGACCCGGTCGCCGCGTCCTACGCGGACCGCGTCATCTTCCTCGCCGACGGCCGGATCGTCGACGAGATGTACGGGCCCACCGCCGACCAGGTCCTGGACCGCATGAAGGACTTCGACGCGCGCGGGCGGACGTCATGA
- a CDS encoding IS701 family transposase: MESWSEGVAGLHARFGHRFGRSEPRDRALDYMTGLLAPLEKKNGWTLAEQVGQLRPDGVQRLLNHSEWDENAVRDDVRDFVVETIGAKDGVLIGDDTGFLKKGTRSAGVQRQYSGTAGRTENCQIGTFLAYASAKGRALIDRELYVPKSWTDDRDRCRAAGIDDTVPFATKIEHLKWMLQRAIDAAVPFAWVTADEAYGQVKHFRAWLEERQAAYVLATKVNDTVITADGRDARVDELIAALPKQAWKRISAGAGAHGQRIYHWARVAIRPTWEGGSGHWVLARRNLSDPTDIAYYVCYGPVTSRLKDLVRTAGARWAVEECFQTAKGECGLDHYQVRLYRAWYRHITLAMAVLAYLTAIRAAEAAKGAAEMTSKTSYPSASRRSAG; encoded by the coding sequence ATCGAGTCGTGGTCCGAGGGTGTAGCGGGGTTGCATGCCCGGTTCGGGCATCGTTTTGGCAGGTCGGAGCCACGTGATCGGGCTCTGGACTACATGACGGGCCTGCTTGCGCCGCTAGAGAAGAAGAACGGGTGGACGCTGGCCGAGCAGGTCGGCCAGCTCCGCCCGGACGGTGTGCAACGCCTGCTCAACCACTCCGAATGGGACGAGAACGCGGTCCGCGACGATGTCCGGGACTTCGTCGTGGAGACCATCGGCGCCAAGGATGGCGTGCTCATCGGGGACGACACCGGGTTCCTGAAGAAGGGCACCAGGTCAGCAGGGGTCCAGCGGCAGTATTCCGGCACCGCTGGCCGCACCGAGAACTGCCAGATCGGCACCTTCCTCGCCTACGCATCCGCCAAAGGGCGGGCGCTGATCGACCGGGAACTCTACGTCCCGAAGTCCTGGACGGACGACCGCGACCGCTGCCGGGCAGCCGGGATCGACGACACCGTGCCGTTCGCCACGAAGATCGAGCACCTCAAGTGGATGCTGCAACGCGCCATCGACGCGGCTGTTCCCTTCGCCTGGGTGACCGCGGACGAGGCATACGGGCAGGTCAAACACTTCCGCGCCTGGCTGGAAGAACGCCAGGCCGCGTATGTGCTGGCCACCAAGGTCAACGACACCGTGATCACCGCCGACGGCCGCGACGCCCGCGTCGACGAGCTGATCGCGGCCCTGCCGAAGCAGGCATGGAAACGGATCTCCGCCGGAGCAGGCGCCCACGGCCAGCGGATCTACCACTGGGCCCGCGTCGCGATCCGGCCCACCTGGGAGGGCGGATCCGGGCACTGGGTGCTCGCCCGCCGCAACCTGTCCGACCCCACCGACATCGCCTACTACGTCTGCTATGGCCCCGTCACTTCCCGGCTGAAAGACCTGGTCAGGACCGCCGGAGCCAGGTGGGCGGTGGAGGAATGCTTCCAGACCGCGAAGGGTGAATGCGGGCTCGATCACTACCAGGTGCGGCTCTACCGGGCCTGGTACCGGCACATCACCCTGGCCATGGCCGTCCTGGCCTACCTCACGGCCATCCGTGCCGCAGAAGCCGCAAAAGGGGCAGCGGAGATGACGAGCAAGACCTCATACCCCTCAGCGTCCCGGAGATCCGCCGGATGA
- a CDS encoding MFS transporter — protein MLGMALVTLDSTIVATAVPQIVGDLGGFSVFSWLFSGYLLAVTVTLPVYGKLSDTFGRKPVLLFGIGLFLVGSLLCALAWNMAALIAFRIVQGLGGGALQGTVQTLAADLYPLKDRPKIQARMSSVWATSAVAGPALGGLLASYAHWRWIFLLNLPLAALALWMVARHLVEPVRSPGRRGPVDWAGALAVFACGGLLLFALVQGGVAWPWLSAPSLGLLGASAVLAAVVVVVERRAEEPILPGWVWRRRTIAAVNLALAALGLLMVAPMVFMPTYAQSVLGLGPVGAGLVMSVMTLSWPISAALSQHVYRRIGFRNTAAVGIGLAAVILYSFTLLPQPARPWQPALIMLLLGAALGLFQLPLIVGVQSTVGWAERGTTTASVLFCRQVGQSVGAALLAAVANATIAARLAGAPVPGLPEHLDDVAKALERPELLPRAAADYLREAVAAAVEHIFLGASAAAVAALLILLLVAPRRFPVLPELREE, from the coding sequence ATGCTCGGCATGGCCCTCGTCACCCTCGACAGCACCATCGTCGCCACCGCCGTCCCGCAGATCGTGGGCGACCTCGGCGGCTTCTCCGTCTTCTCCTGGCTCTTCTCCGGCTATCTGCTGGCCGTCACCGTCACCCTGCCCGTCTACGGGAAGCTGTCCGACACCTTCGGCCGCAAGCCTGTCCTCCTCTTCGGCATCGGCCTCTTCCTCGTCGGCTCGCTGCTGTGCGCGCTCGCCTGGAACATGGCCGCCCTGATCGCCTTCCGGATCGTCCAGGGCCTGGGCGGCGGCGCCCTCCAGGGCACGGTCCAGACCCTGGCCGCCGACCTCTACCCGCTGAAGGACCGCCCGAAGATCCAGGCCCGGATGTCCAGCGTCTGGGCCACCTCGGCCGTGGCCGGCCCGGCGCTCGGCGGGCTCCTCGCCTCGTACGCGCACTGGCGCTGGATCTTCCTGCTCAACCTGCCGCTGGCCGCCCTGGCCCTGTGGATGGTCGCCCGTCACCTGGTGGAGCCCGTACGGTCCCCCGGGCGCCGGGGTCCCGTCGACTGGGCGGGCGCCCTGGCCGTCTTCGCCTGCGGCGGCCTGCTGCTCTTCGCGCTCGTCCAGGGCGGGGTCGCCTGGCCGTGGCTGTCCGCGCCCTCGCTGGGGCTGCTGGGCGCGAGCGCGGTGCTGGCCGCGGTGGTGGTCGTGGTGGAACGCCGGGCCGAGGAACCGATCCTGCCGGGCTGGGTCTGGCGGCGGCGCACCATCGCCGCGGTCAACCTGGCCCTGGCCGCGCTCGGGCTGCTGATGGTCGCCCCGATGGTGTTCATGCCGACCTACGCCCAGTCCGTGCTCGGCCTCGGGCCCGTCGGCGCCGGGCTGGTGATGTCCGTGATGACCCTGAGCTGGCCCATCAGCGCCGCCCTCAGCCAGCACGTCTACCGGCGCATCGGCTTCCGGAACACCGCGGCCGTCGGGATCGGCCTCGCCGCGGTGATCCTCTACTCCTTCACCCTGCTGCCACAGCCGGCCCGGCCCTGGCAGCCGGCGCTGATCATGCTGCTGCTGGGCGCCGCCCTCGGCCTCTTCCAGCTCCCGCTGATCGTCGGGGTCCAGTCCACGGTGGGCTGGGCCGAGCGCGGGACCACCACGGCCTCGGTGCTCTTCTGCCGGCAGGTCGGCCAGAGCGTGGGCGCCGCCCTGCTCGCGGCCGTGGCCAACGCCACCATCGCCGCCCGCCTGGCCGGCGCCCCCGTTCCCGGGCTCCCGGAGCACCTCGACGACGTGGCGAAGGCACTGGAGCGCCCCGAGCTGCTCCCGCGGGCCGCCGCCGACTACCTGCGCGAGGCCGTCGCCGCCGCCGTGGAGCACATCTTCCTCGGCGCGAGCGCGGCCGCCGTGGCCGCGCTGCTGATCCTGCTGCTGGTGGCGCCCCGCAGGTTCCCGGTCCTGCCGGAGCTGCGCGAGGAGTAG
- a CDS encoding CGNR zinc finger domain-containing protein, with the protein MTVTFPLTGEPLALDLLNTLTAEGDLVADPAGLAAWLDAQAGRLTPVGSAGPAEVAAVRAVREAARPALAAVRRGERPPAGALAALNGALAAAPSHRVLAWTQEGGTTAAAHRPADPAPRLAAELAEAVAELLTDPRVGQVRACEAHDCVLLFLPAHPRRRWCVASVCGNRARVARYYARHKGDWKTS; encoded by the coding sequence GTGACAGTCACCTTCCCGCTCACCGGCGAGCCCCTCGCGCTGGACCTCCTCAACACCCTCACCGCCGAAGGCGACCTCGTCGCCGACCCGGCGGGGCTCGCGGCCTGGCTGGACGCGCAGGCCGGGCGGCTGACCCCGGTCGGCTCGGCGGGCCCGGCCGAAGTGGCCGCCGTACGGGCCGTACGGGAGGCCGCGCGCCCGGCGCTCGCCGCGGTCCGGCGCGGCGAGCGGCCCCCGGCCGGGGCGCTGGCCGCGCTGAACGGGGCCCTGGCCGCGGCGCCGTCCCACCGGGTGCTGGCCTGGACGCAGGAGGGCGGCACGACCGCGGCCGCGCACCGGCCGGCCGATCCGGCCCCGCGGCTCGCGGCGGAACTGGCCGAGGCGGTGGCGGAACTCCTGACGGACCCCCGGGTGGGGCAGGTTCGCGCGTGCGAGGCGCACGACTGCGTGCTGCTCTTCCTTCCGGCGCACCCCCGCCGCCGCTGGTGCGTCGCCTCCGTCTGCGGCAACCGGGCCCGGGTGGCCCGCTATTACGCCCGTCACAAGGGCGACTGGAAGACCTCGTAG
- a CDS encoding alpha/beta fold hydrolase, whose protein sequence is MTARRTIPTVQHRTVDVDGVRVAYRESGPADGPVLLLLHGFPTASHQFACLMDALGDTPYRLIAPDYPGFGRTEAPAGFTYTFDRLADIVQGFTDALGLDRYALYVFDFGAPVGLRLAARRPERVTGLIVQNGNAYEEGLSDAAREFAGLRREVPGNEERIRGLFTLEGTRFQYETGVADTGLISPDSLTLDVHHLGLPGRADAQADLAFDYASNFAHYPAWQAWLRSAGVPVLVVWGAGDPFFTPAGAKAYLQDAPDAAVHIFEGAGHFALETHLPEIAPLIEDFLTEQTPSGPAGA, encoded by the coding sequence ATGACCGCTCGCCGCACCATCCCGACCGTCCAGCACCGCACCGTCGACGTGGACGGAGTCCGCGTCGCCTACCGCGAGAGCGGCCCCGCCGACGGCCCCGTCCTGCTGCTCCTGCACGGCTTCCCCACCGCCTCGCACCAGTTCGCCTGCCTGATGGACGCCCTCGGCGACACCCCCTACCGCCTGATCGCCCCCGACTACCCCGGCTTCGGCCGGACCGAGGCCCCGGCCGGATTCACGTACACCTTCGACCGGCTCGCCGACATCGTGCAGGGGTTCACCGACGCCCTCGGACTCGACCGCTACGCCCTGTACGTCTTCGACTTCGGAGCCCCCGTCGGACTGCGGCTCGCCGCGCGCCGCCCGGAGCGCGTGACCGGCCTGATCGTCCAGAACGGCAACGCGTACGAGGAGGGCCTGTCCGACGCGGCCCGCGAGTTCGCGGGGCTCCGGCGCGAGGTCCCCGGCAACGAGGAGCGGATCCGCGGCCTCTTCACCCTGGAGGGCACCCGCTTCCAGTACGAGACCGGCGTCGCCGACACCGGCCTGATCTCCCCCGACAGCCTGACCCTCGACGTGCACCACCTCGGCCTGCCCGGCCGCGCCGACGCCCAGGCCGACCTCGCCTTCGACTACGCCTCGAACTTCGCGCACTACCCCGCCTGGCAGGCGTGGCTGCGGAGCGCGGGGGTGCCGGTGCTGGTCGTCTGGGGCGCGGGCGACCCCTTCTTCACCCCGGCGGGCGCCAAGGCCTACCTCCAGGACGCCCCGGACGCCGCCGTCCACATCTTCGAGGGCGCGGGCCACTTCGCCCTCGAAACCCACCTCCCGGAAATCGCCCCCTTGATCGAGGACTTCCTCACCGAGCAGACCCCTTCCGGCCCCGCCGGCGCTTGA
- a CDS encoding cellulose-binding protein: protein MSAPIATVRGRGYRMEEVDRYLARLSGSRDDAWERVARLTVLAKQMEAEAARLREAVAGLAPQTYDELGERARRILLLAEEEADSLRMDARADAFATLGAAEARADRVADLARGDAEAVREQTEVRARQGLLRAQREADDVRGQAREDAATWRTEAAAALAQTRRRAEAELAEREQEQAERWEAAERGLAAREAELEARHDELEQHAEARLAEARRGFAEAEESARHGQEDAEARAAELVAAARVREERVGRETERVLREHAEAQEEMRAHMNHVRSSLAALTGRAPAEG, encoded by the coding sequence ATGAGTGCACCCATTGCGACCGTGCGCGGTCGCGGCTACCGCATGGAAGAGGTCGACCGGTATCTCGCCCGGCTCTCCGGGAGCCGCGACGACGCCTGGGAGCGGGTGGCACGGCTGACGGTCCTGGCCAAGCAGATGGAGGCGGAGGCGGCCCGGCTGCGGGAGGCGGTGGCCGGGCTCGCCCCGCAGACGTACGACGAACTGGGCGAGCGGGCCCGCCGGATCCTGCTGCTGGCGGAGGAGGAGGCGGACAGCCTGCGGATGGACGCGCGGGCCGACGCGTTCGCGACGCTGGGCGCGGCCGAGGCGCGGGCCGACCGGGTGGCGGACCTGGCCCGGGGCGACGCGGAGGCGGTGCGCGAGCAGACGGAGGTCCGGGCCCGCCAGGGTCTGCTGCGGGCGCAGCGCGAGGCGGACGACGTACGGGGGCAGGCGCGGGAGGACGCGGCGACCTGGCGGACGGAGGCGGCGGCGGCTCTGGCGCAGACGCGGCGGCGGGCGGAGGCGGAGCTGGCGGAGCGCGAGCAGGAGCAGGCGGAGCGGTGGGAGGCCGCGGAGCGGGGCCTGGCGGCGCGGGAGGCGGAGCTGGAGGCGCGCCACGACGAGCTGGAGCAGCACGCGGAGGCCCGCCTGGCGGAGGCCCGGCGGGGGTTCGCGGAGGCGGAGGAATCGGCGCGGCACGGGCAGGAGGACGCGGAGGCGCGGGCCGCGGAGCTGGTGGCGGCGGCGCGGGTGCGGGAGGAGCGGGTCGGGCGGGAGACGGAGCGGGTCCTGCGGGAGCACGCGGAGGCCCAGGAGGAGATGCGGGCCCACATGAACCACGTCCGCTCCAGCCTTGCGGCGCTGACGGGCCGGGCCCCGGCGGAGGGCTGA
- a CDS encoding SUKH-4 family immunity protein, with translation MVTFAQAQERAEEWINGDMPAYQHREVRVREFGLGFVVWAEDRAAGPVSGGGRQRLVIARDSGEVTLWPGLPVGEVIRRYEEEYGAVAAAAASEASVPPPRIDSEQTSFMLSPPEWLQEAADRAGIPPAPAPASAPQEPAAAAPAAAAAPAPPSAPVEAVPLRRGGEIPYEPTANDGVPVSPSPSPAPAPAVVPTGATPWAGTDVNSGTDDASVPLPATVFAPPLSGSDLEDRPSSGVAPEAKTTLMPGGSQLPRTAVVPALGSPAADIADAPTSKAQVSGPGGSAGRPPAPPGAPGTGAGQQSTPPGPPGAAGAGGSAGGGAHYAATMLAGPGVPQPPGPPGAPGAGQPPAPPGPPGAPGAGAPQPPGPPGPPGAPGSLGRGLDHAATMLAGPAVTGQPPAPPGPPGAPGAPGGAAHHAATMLAGPGVPQPPGPPGAPGAPGGGLDHAATMLAGPAVTGQPPAPPGPPPGGPVAQPPVPTGAPTVGPGYQAVLRYRAPDGSEQQLIRRSAPGTPHPEWQILHELRAMNVPPQQVLELHTELESCELPGGYCARMIRETWPQVRITSVAPYGKDHAGRQAGMRHLITHQGELHQVADGPARPAPVRAPLPQVPLQPAIPLEAIAQELTGAFGPQGVFRFDQRAVSRQGVPEIVAQTLMWSGLPVDFGPFFWAQAVPGQPVPTLAEMAAQRQVQPASDAGSYLVVGSDFGKALCVQYGTAHIVAVPVEGGPGGAPVPPQFVNSSLPQFVRSLAMLGHMWRLRQHLTPEQAGRWTVDFQANLAGLDSAALASPESWWSVLLEQMWDGLL, from the coding sequence ATGGTGACCTTTGCGCAGGCGCAGGAGCGCGCCGAGGAGTGGATCAACGGGGACATGCCCGCGTACCAGCACCGCGAGGTGCGCGTACGGGAGTTCGGGCTCGGGTTCGTGGTGTGGGCGGAGGACCGTGCGGCGGGTCCGGTGTCCGGGGGCGGCCGGCAGCGGCTGGTCATCGCCCGGGACAGCGGGGAGGTGACGCTGTGGCCGGGGCTGCCGGTGGGTGAGGTGATCCGCCGGTACGAGGAGGAGTACGGGGCCGTGGCCGCCGCCGCGGCTTCCGAGGCTTCGGTTCCGCCGCCGCGGATCGACTCGGAGCAGACCTCGTTCATGCTGAGCCCGCCGGAGTGGCTGCAGGAGGCCGCGGACCGGGCGGGTATTCCGCCCGCGCCCGCGCCGGCTTCCGCTCCCCAGGAGCCCGCCGCTGCCGCGCCGGCCGCCGCCGCGGCTCCGGCCCCGCCTTCGGCGCCGGTGGAAGCGGTGCCGTTGCGGCGCGGGGGCGAGATCCCCTACGAGCCCACGGCCAACGACGGCGTACCGGTGTCCCCGTCCCCGTCTCCGGCCCCGGCCCCGGCCGTGGTGCCGACCGGTGCCACGCCGTGGGCGGGTACCGATGTGAACTCCGGTACGGACGACGCGTCCGTACCGCTGCCCGCGACCGTGTTCGCGCCGCCGCTGTCCGGTTCGGACCTGGAGGACCGGCCGTCCTCCGGGGTGGCCCCGGAGGCGAAGACCACGCTGATGCCGGGTGGCAGCCAGTTGCCGAGGACCGCCGTGGTGCCCGCGCTGGGTTCGCCGGCGGCCGACATCGCCGACGCGCCGACGAGCAAGGCACAGGTCTCCGGGCCGGGTGGCTCCGCGGGCCGGCCGCCCGCGCCTCCCGGTGCTCCCGGCACGGGCGCGGGTCAGCAGTCGACGCCGCCGGGTCCGCCCGGCGCTGCCGGTGCAGGCGGCTCGGCCGGTGGCGGGGCGCACTACGCGGCCACCATGCTGGCCGGCCCCGGTGTGCCCCAGCCGCCCGGTCCGCCCGGTGCTCCGGGCGCGGGTCAGCCTCCGGCGCCTCCCGGGCCGCCGGGTGCTCCGGGTGCGGGCGCGCCGCAGCCTCCCGGCCCTCCGGGTCCGCCCGGTGCTCCCGGATCGCTCGGCCGTGGGCTGGACCATGCGGCGACGATGCTGGCCGGTCCGGCCGTGACGGGTCAGCCTCCGGCGCCTCCCGGGCCGCCCGGTGCTCCCGGCGCCCCCGGTGGCGCGGCCCATCACGCCGCGACGATGCTCGCCGGTCCCGGCGTACCGCAGCCGCCCGGCCCTCCCGGTGCGCCCGGCGCGCCCGGTGGCGGGCTGGACCACGCCGCGACGATGCTGGCCGGTCCGGCCGTGACGGGCCAGCCGCCCGCGCCGCCCGGTCCGCCGCCGGGCGGACCCGTGGCGCAGCCTCCGGTCCCGACCGGTGCGCCCACGGTCGGCCCCGGCTACCAGGCCGTGCTGCGCTACCGCGCGCCCGACGGCTCCGAGCAGCAGCTCATCCGCCGCTCGGCGCCCGGTACCCCGCACCCGGAGTGGCAGATCCTGCACGAGCTGCGCGCCATGAACGTGCCGCCGCAGCAGGTCCTGGAGCTGCACACCGAGCTGGAGTCCTGTGAGCTGCCCGGCGGTTACTGCGCCCGGATGATCCGGGAGACCTGGCCGCAGGTCCGGATCACCAGCGTGGCCCCGTACGGGAAGGACCATGCGGGCCGTCAGGCGGGCATGCGGCACCTGATCACCCACCAGGGCGAGCTGCACCAGGTGGCGGACGGTCCGGCGCGCCCGGCGCCGGTACGGGCTCCGCTGCCGCAGGTCCCGCTGCAGCCGGCGATCCCGCTGGAGGCGATCGCGCAGGAACTGACGGGGGCCTTCGGTCCGCAGGGCGTGTTCCGCTTCGACCAGCGGGCGGTGTCCCGTCAGGGTGTGCCGGAGATCGTGGCGCAGACGCTGATGTGGTCCGGTCTGCCGGTCGATTTCGGGCCGTTCTTCTGGGCGCAGGCGGTGCCGGGCCAGCCGGTTCCGACGCTGGCCGAGATGGCCGCGCAGCGGCAGGTGCAGCCGGCGTCGGACGCGGGCTCGTACCTGGTGGTCGGCAGCGACTTCGGCAAGGCGCTCTGCGTGCAGTACGGGACCGCGCACATCGTGGCGGTGCCGGTCGAGGGCGGTCCCGGGGGTGCCCCGGTGCCGCCGCAGTTCGTGAACTCGAGCCTGCCGCAGTTCGTGCGGTCGCTGGCGATGCTGGGTCACATGTGGCGGCTGCGCCAGCATCTGACGCCGGAGCAGGCCGGCCGGTGGACCGTCGATTTCCAGGCGAATCTGGCGGGCCTCGACAGTGCGGCGCTGGCGTCGCCGGAGAGCTGGTGGTCGGTGCTGCTGGAGCAGATGTGGGACGGACTGCTCTGA